The Candidatus Desulfovibrio trichonymphae region GCTTCACAGCCGGCATGGCCGCCGCCGACGATGATGCAGTCAAAGGCGGCGTTAGGCATGGTAAGCGTGCATTAGAATATGGGCGAAAACTTGCGCGTCTTTAATGGTCGCGCTGATCATGCTGTATTCGTCCGGTTGGTGACAGGTGTTTGCAAGGCAGCTCCAGACGGCTGCAGGAAAGCCCCTGTGCCACAACAGCGCGGCCACTGTGGTTCCGCCTATGCCGATAGGGCGGGTGCAAACGTCGTATACGTGCGGAACGGCTTTACGCAGGGCTTCAACAACAGGCTCTTGCGGAGAGACGGTTGAAGCGGCCTGCTCCCGCACCACGTTTACCACAATGTCCACATTGTGCCGCCCGGCAATTTCTCTGGTGGAGGGCACGCGTTTTCGCCAGGACAGCTTCAGGGGAGACGTCCAACAGCAGCCGGCAGTCCGCATAAAAGATGACCCAAGCCGTAGTCGCTGCCGCATTCTTCGTCGGCCATGAAGACAAGGCCAAGGGTGAGACGGGGCCTCATGCGTAGGGCGTGCAGTTCTTCAACCAGAATCAGCATGCCCGCAAGGGCATGCTGATTGTCTTCCACGCCGCGACCGTAAAGTCTGTCCTCCGCCTGCCGTACTGTCCAGGGATCAGAACTCCAGGCAGTGGAGTCGCCGGGGGGAACAACATCTGTATGGCCGAAAATCCAGAGCGTTCGTGCAGACTTGCCCGGCACACGGGCCACGAGATTCTGCCGGATCCCGCCAGTGCGTTGCATGTCCCGAACGCCGCAGGCCGTGAGCGCGGTCTGCAATTCCACAACGCGCACCCGACGACCTGTCAGGGCGACCGAGAGTCTTGTCAGATCATCATTGTCCATACGCCCGTCTGTTTCTCCATAGCCTTGCTGCGTCAGTCGTTGTGCGCGTTGGGCGGAAGGAGGTTTGATGAAGGTTAACGTCCTTTTGCGGCGCGCTTGGATGCCTTCAGTGGGTTCACCTTGGCGGCGGCGGTTGTCTGGGTTTTGACGTGTGTGGCAAAGTTGCAGCGACCGCCGGTCCATTTACTTGTGGGGTCCGGGTAACTTGAACAGAATTCCTGCTCGTCGAACTGACGCACGCGACCACAGCCGGCGCACTGCTCCACAACAGGAGAAAGCAGAAAACCGTTCATAACAATGCCATCAGGAGTTTTGGCGGCATTTTCCAGCAGACTCATACAAACCTCCATACGCCGAGAAGCGCATTTGTTGCCGTATCAGGCTATGAGTAAATTTGTGTTGTCTGCCGCGTGACCGGCGGCAGAGATCAGGTTGAGCAGTATATTTCGCTTCCTGTTGGTGTCAAGTAAAACATCCCAAAAAATTTTACGGAAAGTCTAAAGCCATCTAATACAAGAAGCCGACAAGCCTCGAAGATGTAGTTTTGCACACTCTTTTCTGTCGGCGGCGTTTTGTGTCTATCTGTCGTCTACGGCGTTGATTTCTATCCATTGCCGCCGCCGCAACACAACCGTGAAGCGCCCGAGCCGATATGGGCTCGGCATTTTTTCAGCGCATTGATAACAGGAAACTGAAGCGCCAGATATGACTTTGGTGATCGACGGTTTGAGCCACTGTTGGGCTGGTGAAGGCGGTATCCTGGGTATTCACGATAACGCAGCAAGCTATCGAAACAGCTTTACCGCGTGGGGGAAGTTTCCTTGAAACACAACGCCATCGTGAATTAAATCCTTGCCGGCAATATGCACATCATCAATTATCCTGCGCACCAAAACCGCGACTGCATAAACAAAAATTTTAATCTATAACCACGTAGGGCTTGCGCCATGCGGGTTTTTACTCTTACCAGATTTTTACTTTGGATAGCTTGCGCCACATACACAGAACAGCCATCACCTAAGCGTATAATGGAAAGTAAATAAAAATTTTTGATAATTTTGTTAAATTTGTTCTTGAAAATAAAGAATGGCTATTCAGTGGATTGGTGCACTAGCTATTAGTAAGATTTTTTTTAACAAGAAAAAAATTAGATCAGTTAAATAATATTACTAAAGTTCATCAAATTATGTTGTTCAAAATTTTATAGTAAATAATATTGCTATAGATGAAAAAAGAGTACGTGAGATATTTGATGAACAATCTTGTATTGCTCGCAAAAATTTTACAGCTGTTATGTGGTGAGCTTCCAAGCTTTTCAAATGTTCTTCAAAATTTTCAAGAAGCTCAATAAGTTGCCGGCGGTATTTCTCCGGATTTCCCGGCTTTGTATGCTTTGGCATTATAACAGACTCACAGTATCGTGCAAAAATGCCGACAGTCGTTGTTTCAATACTGCTGTATCCTTCATTTCACACTGCCAAATTATCAAACAACGGTAGCCCAATTGCACCAAGTCGGCAAGATTCTGACCGTCACGCTCTTTGTTGCCGTTGATTTTTGTACGCCAAAAATCCGTTCTGGTTGTTGGGATTGTCGCTCGCCTGCACCCTTCATGCCCGTGCCAAAAATAGCCGTGTACAAAGATTATGGCTATAAGCGGTAATACGATGTCCAGACTACGCGCACCCGTTTTTCAGGCTTGATGTTTTTGTCTTTGATGCGGGCCATATTGCGGCTGCGTGTTTCCCTGTTGATTTTGTCCATGCGGTAAAAATAATCCGCTTATGGTCGATTGCCAACAGCTTTTTGAGGCGAGGAAAATAGAGCGCGAACTGTCAAGAGCTTCCCGAATCAGTTAACCCCGCCAATTTCAGCAAGTTGAGCGTCCAAATCCTGTGGATCTGTTGCCGAAAGGAGAAAAAGTACTTGGAAGCGTGATAACGGTTTTGAAAGAATAGAATTTTTATCTCGTCGTGCGGGGCATGCTGATTCCCAATATACCCACTGCCCTATCTCTTAAGCCGGGAGCTTTCCGTTAAAACAAACGCGTTTGCCGGGTTTCATCTCCGTACATCGGCAGTCAAGATGCAGGGCGTCAAGCGCGGTTCTGAAATCCGCCGCGCTTTGCGCGAGCACAGGGAAGGTGCCCCAGTGCATGGGCACAACCGTTTTGCATTGCAAAAGCCTGCATGCCAGCGCCGCCTGCCGCGCGTCCATGGTGAAAACGCCGCCGATGGGCAACAGCGCCACATCAATGGCGTACAGGTTGCCCCAGAGTTTCATGCCACTGAAAAT contains the following coding sequences:
- a CDS encoding M20/M25/M40 family metallo-hydrolase is translated as MPSTREIAGRHNVDIVVNVVREQAASTVSPQEPVVEALRKAVPHVYDVCTRPIGIGGTTVAALLWHRGFPAAVWSCLANTCHQPDEYSMISATIKDAQVFAHILMHAYHA
- a CDS encoding M20/M25/M40 family metallo-hydrolase, translating into MDNDDLTRLSVALTGRRVRVVELQTALTACGVRDMQRTGGIRQNLVARVPGKSARTLWIFGHTDVVPPGDSTAWSSDPWTVRQAEDRLYGRGVEDNQHALAGMLILVEELHALRMRPRLTLGLVFMADEECGSDYGLGHLLCGLPAAVGRLP
- a CDS encoding PxxKW family cysteine-rich protein, encoding MSLLENAAKTPDGIVMNGFLLSPVVEQCAGCGRVRQFDEQEFCSSYPDPTSKWTGGRCNFATHVKTQTTAAAKVNPLKASKRAAKGR